A genomic segment from Streptosporangium roseum DSM 43021 encodes:
- a CDS encoding virginiamycin B lyase family protein, with product MPQHRRIRCHFPPAPRLATAAAAKRMAESRRIPTISELSIPTIPSTPIGITAGPDGAMWFTENFANKIGRVTTAGLFTEYTIPTSGSEPAHITTGPDGALWFTEAVGNKIGRITTSGTITEYTIPTADSYPWGITAGPDGNLWFVETLGNKIGRITTSGTITEYALPTSDVYAMRIAPGPDGNLWFTQPLGNSIGRITTSGTITEFTVPSSGAMPIGITAGPDGKMWYTDANGKVSSVTTTGTFAEYSLTDPDSFPWGITVGSDNNLWFVEQSANNVASSSTSGIINEYAMPTVVSGPFDIAAGPDDNLWITEDYVDQIAVVTP from the coding sequence ATGCCGCAGCACCGGCGCATCCGCTGCCACTTCCCGCCCGCGCCCAGGCTCGCCACGGCGGCGGCGGCCAAGCGCATGGCGGAGAGCCGGAGAATACCGACGATCAGCGAACTGTCGATCCCGACCATCCCGTCGACTCCCATCGGGATCACCGCCGGGCCGGACGGCGCGATGTGGTTCACCGAGAACTTCGCCAACAAGATCGGGCGCGTCACCACCGCCGGCCTGTTCACCGAGTACACCATCCCCACCTCCGGTTCCGAGCCGGCGCACATCACCACCGGGCCTGACGGAGCCCTGTGGTTCACCGAGGCGGTCGGCAACAAGATCGGGCGGATCACCACCTCCGGGACGATCACCGAGTACACCATCCCCACCGCGGACTCCTATCCCTGGGGCATCACCGCGGGCCCGGACGGCAACCTGTGGTTCGTCGAGACGCTGGGCAACAAGATCGGGCGGATCACCACCTCCGGGACGATCACCGAGTACGCCCTGCCGACCAGCGACGTCTACGCCATGCGCATCGCCCCGGGCCCGGACGGCAACCTGTGGTTCACCCAGCCGCTGGGGAACAGCATCGGGCGGATCACCACCAGCGGGACGATCACCGAGTTCACCGTCCCGTCCTCCGGCGCGATGCCCATCGGGATCACCGCGGGCCCGGACGGCAAGATGTGGTACACCGACGCCAACGGAAAGGTCAGCTCCGTCACCACCACGGGCACCTTCGCCGAATACTCGCTCACCGACCCCGACAGCTTCCCCTGGGGCATCACGGTCGGGTCGGACAACAACCTGTGGTTCGTCGAGCAGAGCGCCAACAACGTCGCCAGCTCCTCCACCTCCGGGATAATCAACGAGTACGCGATGCCGACCGTCGTCTCCGGGCCGTTCGACATCGCG